The following are encoded together in the Candidatus Cetobacterium colombiensis genome:
- a CDS encoding ABC transporter permease, with protein sequence MRYEFRVGINFMTHNKGQSIFIISAIALGVAVQIFISSLIVSLQGSLIDRILGDSAHIYIDDGNIRDKLLLVEDNPIFYGNFPVTRNKIDGFQEIINYLSNFKEISVIVPTLEGNAIYSRSGKTTPLNIRGLDLNNGDRLYNITSRVILGDSTINSENVLIGTRLAKNYELQIGDIMPLTLPTGKIESVRIAGIFDMENPSSNGNLVIMDLNKAQRIFNKKGDITHINIQIQNVFDAPNLAELFQKKYPDLEVVPWTRDGENILKALKAQTASSFVIQVVVMLATSMSIASVLLVTVLQKMKEIGILKAMGALDKSTGYFFIIQGALIGFLGSILGLFFGLGIIELYVTTTQPSFNINIEPKKLALIIFVSTLSGIISGIVPARKCMRLSPIEVIKGE encoded by the coding sequence CTTGGAGTGGCTGTTCAAATCTTTATCTCCTCTCTTATTGTTTCACTACAAGGGAGTCTTATAGATAGAATTTTAGGAGATTCTGCTCATATATATATTGATGATGGGAATATTAGAGATAAACTACTATTAGTTGAAGATAACCCTATTTTTTATGGAAACTTTCCAGTTACAAGAAATAAAATAGATGGATTTCAAGAGATTATAAACTATTTAAGTAACTTTAAAGAAATTAGCGTTATCGTTCCAACCTTAGAAGGAAATGCAATCTATAGTCGCAGTGGAAAAACTACCCCTTTAAATATTAGGGGACTTGATTTAAATAACGGAGATCGTCTTTATAACATTACATCTAGAGTTATTTTAGGAGATTCTACTATTAACTCAGAAAATGTTTTAATTGGTACTCGATTGGCTAAAAATTATGAGTTACAAATTGGGGATATTATGCCACTTACTCTACCAACTGGTAAAATAGAAAGTGTTCGTATTGCTGGAATTTTTGATATGGAAAATCCATCTTCTAATGGTAACCTAGTTATTATGGACTTAAATAAAGCTCAAAGAATTTTTAATAAAAAGGGAGATATTACACATATTAATATTCAAATACAAAATGTTTTTGATGCTCCTAATTTAGCTGAACTTTTTCAAAAAAAATATCCCGATCTTGAAGTGGTTCCTTGGACTCGAGATGGTGAAAATATCTTAAAAGCTTTAAAAGCTCAAACTGCAAGTAGTTTTGTTATACAAGTTGTTGTTATGTTAGCCACTTCAATGAGTATAGCAAGTGTGCTTTTAGTAACTGTTCTTCAAAAAATGAAAGAGATTGGTATTCTTAAAGCTATGGGAGCTCTTGATAAATCAACTGGTTACTTTTTTATTATTCAAGGTGCTTTAATTGGGTTTTTAGGGTCTATTTTAGGTTTATTTTTTGGTTTAGGTATCATTGAACTATATGTTACTACCACTCAACCTAGTTTTAACATAAATATAGAACCAAAAAAGTTAGCACTAATTATATTTGTATCAACACTATCTGGAATTATTTCTGGAATTGTTCCTGCTAGAAAATGTATGAGACTAAGTCCAATAGAGGTGATAAAAGGTGAGTAA